The candidate division KSB1 bacterium genome contains the following window.
TCATGGTTCAAAGATGCATTATGTCGATGAAGGCGCCGGCGACCCCATTCTTTTTTTACATGGTAATCCGACTTCTTCCTACCTGTGGCGAAATATTATTCCCTATGCTGTCCCGCATGGGCGATGTATTGCTCCCGATCTCATCGGCATGGGAAAATCCGACAAACCCAATTTAAGGTATCGTTTTTTAGATCATTATAAATATATAGAGGGCTTTATCGAGAAGCTGGAATTGAAAAATATTGCTTTTGTGATTCATGATTGGGGCTCCGGGCTTGGTTTTCATTATGCCATGGGACATGAAGAAAATGTCAGGGGAATTGCGTTCATGGAAGCGATCGTAAAAACCGTCAGCTGGAAGGGATTCAACAAAGATTTCAAAGTGGGTTTCAAATTAATGCGTTCTCCGTTTATTGGCTGGTTGATGATTAGCGTGATGAACGTATTTGTCAAACAGATATTGCCCCGAGCAACTGTGCGGAAATTGGATTCTGAAGAGAAAAGAATATATCAGGAACCGTATCAAACCATCGCTTCCAGAAAGCCATTGCGCCAATGGCCGTGTGAAATTCCTATCGATGGCAAACCGGCCGATATGCACGAACTGATTTCAGCCTACAGCCAAAAGCTGCAGGAATCGGATTTACCAAAGTTATTATTTTATGCAACCCCTGGTGGAATTATTACCAGCCAGGTTCTCGACTGGTGCAAACAGAATTTTAAGAATTTAAAGACGGTAGATATTGGGGCTGGAATTCATTATTTACAAGAAGACAATCCCCATAAAATTGGTGAAGAACTGGCAAAATGGCTTCAAAGTTTGTAACCCTTTTGCAATGAACAATGACCAATAACAAATGAATTTGTTTGTTAAGAATGATGATAACACAAGACTTTATGTAATGGCCACTACTGCCAGAATCTGCCTGGATCGCCGTATTGATAATTAGTGAATCAATAAAATGAAAATTGCGTTTTTATAAGAAACAACAATTAATTTTTCATTAGAATTAGAAGGAGTAAAAAACATGAACCCGCAAATCACACCATTTTTCACAAAAACAATCCTGGTTGGCGTACTGCTGTTGAATGGCGCCTCATCTTTTCCCGGCATGAAAGATATTCGTAATCGCGAGCCAACATGGTCTCCTGATAACGCCAAGATTGCGTTTGTCTCAAATAGAGACGGCAATCCCGAGATTTACATCATGGATGCCGATGGCAGTAATCAACGCAATATGACCAATAGCCCGGCAATGGATATTGGCCTGGCCTGGGCGAATGACGGCAAGAAGCTGGCGTTCGTTTCAAATAAAGGCGGCAAAAAGGACATCTATCTGTTGAACGTAAACAGCGGCGAAGTAACCCGGCTAACCAATCATGGCGATGTACTAACCACGCCTGCTGCCTGGTCGCCGGATGACTCGAAGATTGTTTTTGCGGCCGGTTCACACCGCAACGCCGATCTTTATATTGTCGATCTGAATACAAACCAGGAGGTTCGGTTAACCAAAGATGATGTTTTGAATGCTATGCCGTCCTGGTCTCCTGACGGCTCAAAAATTGCTTTTATGTCGAACCGCAGCGGTAATCTTGATATTTACACGATCAAACCGTCCGGTGAGGAATTGATCCAAATCACCACCCATGATGCCGAGGACGGCTGGCCGCGCTGGTCGCCTAACGGATTCCAGATCGCCTTTTTTTCTATGAGAGATGGAAATTTTGAAATCTATGTCATGCGTGCAGACGGAAAGTATAAACACAATTTAACCAAAAACCCCGGCAGTGATGCGGCGCCATCCTGGTCCTCCGATGGCAAGAAAATCCTTTTTCATTCCAACAGGTACCAGGATCAGGAGGAAGTTTATGTGATGAATGCGGATGGCACCGACTCGGTGCGATTAACGAATGGCGCTGGTGGAAAATAGGACTTTTTATCTATTCGTTTTTTTGTAGAAATTAGAACAAGCCAAATAACGCCACAATCTCAGGTTTAAATCGGGAGAATGAAAATGCGCACGGTAATTTTTGGTGTTGCCAACAGCCTCGATAACTACATCGCCCGCAGAGACGATTCTGTTGATTGGCTCCTTTGGAGCGATGACATGAAATCCCTCATGACAGATTTTTGGAAGAACATCGACACCGTTTTGATGGGACGAAAGACTTACGAGGTTTCTCTGAAACACGGGAGAGGCAGTGGCGGTACTCCCGGCATGAAGACCTATGTTTTTTCCCGTACTATAAAGGAAAGCGACGATAAAGATGTTGAAATCATTTCGGAAGACGTCGCCAATTTTCTCAAAAAACTGAAAAATCAGGCAGGCAAAGACATCTGTGTTATGGGCGGCGGCGAGTTGGCAAAACCGCTTTTCGAGGCCAACCTGATCGATGAGGTCGGCTTGAACATTCACCCAATTTTGCTCGGCTCGGGAATTCCTCTTTTCCTCGAAATGAAACACCAGGTCGATTTGGAGCTAGTTGAATGTAGGTCCTTCAAAAACGGCTGTGTGTATGTTTCTTACCGGGTGAAAAAGTGAGAAGGCTGATCTCTTTTAAAGTATTGTCATGACCAGTTGAAGGAATTTTTTAATAAAAAACAGTATCTTACGCAAGGTTAAATAGATTTCTCCTAAATGACATCAATTTAGTGTGATTGAATTTATGCGCAAGATTTGAGTTCAATGCAATAGCTTGACAAATAAGAATCATAGATCATTCAGGATGACTATAAAATATTTTGCCTACAATCTTCCAGCCATCTTCAAATTTGTAGAGAAGGAAATAATCCGTATAAACATGTTTTGAATCTATAAAAATTTCCATTTTGGCTGTCGCCGCGTTTCCCGTCACATCGATTGAGCCAAACTCATGTTCGATTTTCTTGGGATTCTTTACACCATCTAATTTCATTCGGCTTAGCCACATATCCAAACTCGCATGGA
Protein-coding sequences here:
- a CDS encoding haloalkane dehalogenase, translated to HGSKMHYVDEGAGDPILFLHGNPTSSYLWRNIIPYAVPHGRCIAPDLIGMGKSDKPNLRYRFLDHYKYIEGFIEKLELKNIAFVIHDWGSGLGFHYAMGHEENVRGIAFMEAIVKTVSWKGFNKDFKVGFKLMRSPFIGWLMISVMNVFVKQILPRATVRKLDSEEKRIYQEPYQTIASRKPLRQWPCEIPIDGKPADMHELISAYSQKLQESDLPKLLFYATPGGIITSQVLDWCKQNFKNLKTVDIGAGIHYLQEDNPHKIGEELAKWLQSL
- a CDS encoding PD40 domain-containing protein, yielding MNPQITPFFTKTILVGVLLLNGASSFPGMKDIRNREPTWSPDNAKIAFVSNRDGNPEIYIMDADGSNQRNMTNSPAMDIGLAWANDGKKLAFVSNKGGKKDIYLLNVNSGEVTRLTNHGDVLTTPAAWSPDDSKIVFAAGSHRNADLYIVDLNTNQEVRLTKDDVLNAMPSWSPDGSKIAFMSNRSGNLDIYTIKPSGEELIQITTHDAEDGWPRWSPNGFQIAFFSMRDGNFEIYVMRADGKYKHNLTKNPGSDAAPSWSSDGKKILFHSNRYQDQEEVYVMNADGTDSVRLTNGAGGK
- a CDS encoding dihydrofolate reductase, whose translation is MRTVIFGVANSLDNYIARRDDSVDWLLWSDDMKSLMTDFWKNIDTVLMGRKTYEVSLKHGRGSGGTPGMKTYVFSRTIKESDDKDVEIISEDVANFLKKLKNQAGKDICVMGGGELAKPLFEANLIDEVGLNIHPILLGSGIPLFLEMKHQVDLELVECRSFKNGCVYVSYRVKK
- a CDS encoding nuclear transport factor 2 family protein, with amino-acid sequence MSAYVEGIHMNRDSVAVRKGFHPDFVMKVYADDQMIHASLDMWLSRMKLDGVKNPKKIEHEFGSIDVTGNAATAKMEIFIDSKHVYTDYFLLYKFEDGWKIVGKIFYSHPE